The following proteins are co-located in the Burkholderia sp. HI2500 genome:
- a CDS encoding DUF1841 family protein, translating into MFNPSRDEVRRFFTETWRKQRAGEILTPLEAMAADWIVEHPEYHDELADADGANAREYTPEEGRTNPFLHLSMHLAISEQLSIDQPPGIRAAHDKLAAKLDSTHDAQHVIMECLGETIWEAQRTSTPPDTDAYLQRILRRASRD; encoded by the coding sequence ATGTTCAATCCAAGCCGCGACGAAGTGCGTCGCTTTTTCACCGAGACCTGGCGCAAGCAGCGCGCCGGCGAGATCCTGACGCCGCTGGAAGCGATGGCAGCCGACTGGATCGTCGAGCATCCCGAATACCACGACGAACTCGCCGATGCCGATGGCGCGAACGCGCGCGAGTACACGCCCGAGGAAGGCCGCACGAACCCGTTCCTGCACCTGTCGATGCATCTCGCGATCAGCGAGCAGCTGTCGATCGACCAGCCGCCCGGCATCCGCGCTGCACACGACAAGCTCGCGGCCAAGCTCGACTCGACCCACGACGCGCAGCACGTGATCATGGAATGCCTCGGCGAGACGATCTGGGAAGCCCAGCGCACGAGCACGCCGCCCGATACCGACGCTTACCTGCA
- a CDS encoding DMT family transporter — MTATARPSSAALQGTLYVALSAAAFGAMAIFGRYAYAAGVDVLGLLIVRFAIGGAVLAAIARHRRVAWPRGRALAPLVAMGALGYVGQSFCYFSALQHAQASLVALLLYLYPAFVTLLAAWWLGERLTRAKAVALVLCVAGSALMVGGGHGEPLGIALALAAAVIYSLYIVGGTKATRGVDPLATTAIICLSATATLVAIAVVRSAAFGAPPRWPATAGGWASMLAIALVSTVAAMLAFFAGLERLGAARTSMLSTLEPVVTVALAALLFGEALSPLQWAGGVAILAAVLALVRAGGAAADDATATSNA; from the coding sequence ATGACCGCTACCGCCCGCCCGTCGTCCGCCGCCCTGCAGGGCACGCTCTACGTCGCGCTGTCCGCCGCCGCATTCGGCGCGATGGCGATCTTCGGCCGCTACGCGTATGCGGCCGGCGTCGACGTGCTCGGGCTGCTGATCGTGCGCTTCGCGATCGGCGGCGCGGTGCTCGCCGCGATCGCACGGCATCGCCGTGTCGCGTGGCCGCGCGGGCGCGCGCTCGCGCCGCTCGTGGCGATGGGCGCGCTCGGCTATGTCGGGCAGTCGTTCTGCTATTTCAGCGCGCTGCAGCACGCACAGGCGAGCCTCGTCGCGCTGCTGCTGTACCTGTATCCGGCGTTCGTCACGCTGCTGGCCGCGTGGTGGCTCGGCGAGCGCCTCACGCGCGCGAAGGCCGTCGCGCTCGTGCTGTGCGTCGCGGGTTCGGCGCTGATGGTCGGCGGCGGGCATGGCGAGCCGCTCGGGATCGCGCTCGCGCTGGCCGCCGCGGTGATCTATTCGCTGTACATCGTCGGCGGCACGAAGGCGACGCGCGGCGTCGATCCGCTCGCGACCACCGCGATCATCTGCCTGTCGGCCACCGCGACGCTCGTGGCGATCGCCGTCGTGCGGAGCGCCGCGTTCGGCGCGCCGCCGCGCTGGCCCGCGACGGCCGGCGGCTGGGCGTCGATGCTCGCGATCGCGCTCGTGTCGACGGTGGCGGCGATGCTCGCGTTCTTTGCCGGGCTCGAACGGCTCGGGGCCGCGCGCACGTCGATGCTGTCGACGCTCGAACCGGTCGTGACGGTCGCGCTTGCGGCGCTGCTGTTCGGCGAAGCGCTGTCGCCGCTGCAGTGGGCGGGTGGCGTCGCGATTCTGGCTGCCGTGCTGGCGCTGGTGCGCGCGGGCGGTGCGGCGGCAGACGACGCGACGGCGACGTCCAACGCGTAA
- the rsxB gene encoding electron transport complex subunit RsxB — translation MREIGDNRALANLSGRARRGREPFGAAAPVVTVTDSKTLADRIEDLLPQTQCTKCGYNGCRPYAEAIAAGEANYNQCPPGGAEGIARLSSLLGKPVIPLNPVNGTEHPRAVAFIDESLCIGCTLCMQACPVDAIVGAPKQMHTIIESQCTGCDLCVPPCPVDCIAMLPVTGERTGWDAWSQEQADAAREHHDLRLARQRREREAAEARAAARRAASAAKPAAGQAETPSAAPAAAPADDAEAKKRAIIAAALERARKKKEELSGQDAGPKNTEGVSAAVQAQIDAAEARRKRLAEQQAQRDAEAAAASGNDEKNDAGNDGPDGPSAPPDPNAP, via the coding sequence ATGCGGGAAATCGGCGATAATCGAGCTTTGGCAAACCTTTCCGGCCGCGCCCGACGCGGCCGAGAGCCATTCGGCGCCGCTGCGCCCGTTGTCACCGTGACCGATTCCAAAACACTCGCAGATCGCATCGAAGATCTGCTTCCCCAGACGCAATGCACGAAGTGCGGCTATAACGGCTGCCGTCCGTACGCCGAGGCGATCGCCGCCGGCGAGGCGAACTACAACCAGTGCCCGCCCGGCGGCGCCGAGGGCATCGCGCGCCTGTCGAGCCTGCTCGGCAAACCGGTGATTCCGCTGAACCCCGTCAACGGCACCGAGCATCCTCGCGCGGTCGCCTTCATCGACGAAAGCCTGTGCATCGGCTGCACGCTGTGCATGCAGGCGTGCCCGGTCGACGCGATCGTCGGCGCGCCGAAGCAGATGCACACGATCATCGAGTCGCAGTGCACCGGTTGCGATCTGTGCGTGCCGCCCTGCCCGGTCGACTGTATCGCGATGCTGCCGGTGACCGGCGAACGCACCGGCTGGGACGCGTGGTCGCAGGAGCAGGCCGACGCCGCACGCGAGCACCACGACCTGCGGCTCGCGCGCCAGCGCCGCGAACGCGAGGCCGCCGAAGCGCGCGCGGCCGCACGCCGCGCGGCGAGTGCCGCAAAACCGGCTGCGGGACAAGCGGAAACGCCGTCCGCCGCGCCGGCCGCCGCACCCGCGGACGACGCCGAAGCGAAGAAGCGCGCGATCATCGCCGCCGCGCTCGAACGGGCGCGCAAGAAGAAGGAAGAGCTGTCCGGGCAAGACGCCGGGCCGAAGAACACCGAAGGCGTGAGCGCGGCCGTCCAGGCGCAGATCGACGCGGCCGAGGCGCGCCGCAAGCGGCTCGCCGAACAGCAGGCCCAACGCGACGCCGAGGCGGCCGCCGCGAGCGGCAACGACGAAAAGAACGACGCAGGCAACGACGGCCCGGATGGCCCGTCCGCACCGCCCGACCCGAACGCTCCATGA
- the nth gene encoding endonuclease III, whose product MNASKRRAIYETLQDLNPHPTTELEYSTPFELLIAVMLSAQATDVSVNKAMRKMFPVANTPRQIVALGEEGVTEYIKTIGLYRTKAKNVVATCRILLDRYDGEVPADREALEGLPGVGRKTANVVLNTAFGQPTIAVDTHIFRVANRTGLAPGKDVRAVEAALEKFTPKEFLQDAHHWLILHGRYVCKARKPECWHCAIEPLCEFRPKTPPPNE is encoded by the coding sequence ATGAACGCCAGCAAACGACGCGCGATCTACGAAACGCTGCAGGACCTCAATCCGCATCCGACCACCGAGCTCGAATACTCGACGCCGTTCGAGCTGCTGATCGCCGTGATGCTGTCCGCGCAGGCGACCGACGTATCGGTCAACAAGGCGATGCGGAAGATGTTTCCGGTCGCGAACACCCCGCGACAAATCGTCGCACTCGGCGAAGAAGGCGTCACCGAGTACATCAAGACGATCGGCCTGTACCGGACCAAGGCGAAGAACGTGGTCGCGACGTGCCGGATCCTGCTGGACCGCTACGACGGCGAGGTGCCGGCCGATCGCGAAGCGCTCGAAGGGCTGCCGGGCGTCGGCCGCAAGACCGCGAACGTCGTGCTGAACACCGCGTTCGGCCAGCCGACGATCGCGGTCGACACGCATATCTTCCGCGTCGCGAACCGCACCGGCCTCGCGCCGGGCAAGGACGTGCGCGCCGTCGAGGCCGCGCTCGAGAAGTTCACGCCGAAGGAATTCCTGCAGGACGCGCATCACTGGCTGATCCTGCACGGGCGCTACGTGTGCAAGGCCCGCAAGCCCGAGTGCTGGCATTGCGCGATCGAGCCGCTGTGCGAATTCCGGCCGAAGACGCCGCCGCCGAACGAGTGA